In Portunus trituberculatus isolate SZX2019 chromosome 16, ASM1759143v1, whole genome shotgun sequence, the genomic window ttttattaaccaaacttcttgccctatccattcccNNNNNNNNNNNNNNNNNNNNNNNNNNNNNNNNNNNNNNNNNNNNNNNNNNNNNNNNNNNNNNNNNNNNNNNNNNNNNNNNNNNNNNNNNNNNNNNNNNNNNNNNNNNNNNNNNNNNNNNNNNNNNNNNNNNNNNNNNNNNNNNNNNNNNNNNNNNNNNNNNNNNNNNNNNNNNNNNNNNNNNNNNNNNNNNNNNNNNNNNNNNNNNNNNNNNNNNNNNNNNNNNNNNNNNNNNNNNNNNNNNNNNNNNNNNNNNNNNNNNNNNNNNNNNNNNNNNNNNNNNNNNNNNNNNNNNNNNNNNNNNNNNNNNNNNNNNNNNNNNNNNNNNNNNNNNNNNNNNNNNNNNNNNNNNNNNNNNNNNNNNNNNNNNNNNNNNNNNNNNNNNNNNNNNNNNNNNNNNNNNNNNNNNNNNNNNNNNNNNNNNNNNNNNNNNNNNNNNNNNNNNNNNNNNNNNNNNNNNNNNNNNNNNNNNNNNNNNNNNNNNNNNNNNNNNNNNNNNNNNGATGGCAGTAGTGACATCaggatgaatgaaaggagggaaagatgaaaagtaaagttattggagatgcttttggccagatgccagaagtctgtAGAAGAGTTGAGAGTtttaaagattttgacattttatatttatgaaggagtgtttggcaagttggagaacaaacttggcatgattccagggagaaatataaagtggatGAGATTCAGGTCATGGAAGGTTCaaataccttttgtgggcaacctctataATGTATAATATGAGAACAGGttatgttaaaccaaggttcaggttgagaaaaagaataaggaatgtacacctccatgccagacactatcacctctgttaagcgttcagagatgggtctctgacacagaaacattAATCATTCTAGGAAAAGCAGATAATTCCTCCTCATGTCCCCTgaaatggcagaggcaaaatgccaaaAGCATCtctgctttggggatcctgaggaatGATTGTTGAAATAggacaaaataaagatataaggTTGTGATTGGAAGAGCCCAATGAAGAAGATGAGAttacagcataagcagaaagatTAAAAGGTTAGAATGTAttgaagaaatagaataagatacagatatgaagttgtgatcggaggagcctagTGGAGATGataaggtaacagcataagtAGAAGGATttgaggtaaggaaaaggtaaaaaatgttgggtgtatctccaagacggtcaggaatatgagtagggtgttgttgctctaagtcatggaggatagaaaagttaaaggctagttcatcaggatggtcagtgaagggagaggaaagccaaagctggtagtGAACcatgaaatctccaaggatggagatttcCCATATTGTTCCGCCACCCTATGCAGCAGGCAGAAACAGTCATTTGGAGGCCTAGGAAAGCACTACTCGCCACAATATTAATTCATTCTGAATTATCTTGGTTGTTGCTACTTGTACTGCTGGTAGGAAATTTTCTGCATACTCAGGGTGCTTGGTGAAGGGCTCAGATAAAAAGGGAACTGCTAAACTGTCATATATTATAAAGAATACTGGATATACAAAAGAGCACAGCTGCTGTGCCCGAGGCAAGGCAAAACATTACTGAGAATAAGCATGTGATATAGGGTGGCAGAACAATGCAGGCAAGCATCTGAACCCAGACACTTGCACAGCAAACCTAATGATctattccaaaaaaaaaaaaaactaagaaactaTAAGAAAACACATCTGGACTTTACCTTTATTTCTAAAATGTCTGTTTTAGTTCTATATTAAGCTTATAAATAGTCTACCCTTCTATCCATTCTCCATTCTATGCGagtttcttttgcctttttactaTCAACTTCATCCCACCACAACTAATTTTGTCTTGGTGGCTTTCCACAAAATGAACTCTTCAACCTCAAAGGATTCTCTCTAAATCATTTACTATTCTTTaacttccatccttcttcttaTGGAAGTTATGTACATATTCTAATTTTCTGTACTTTGGTACACCATCCCCACCATGTTCCACTTTTATATCCTTCATATGTTATATTTAACCACAATCTTACCTCTTGACCAAAATGTAATTATCTGGTCACTATAATCCTGTCTTGTAGATTTGATGAGGACACACTTTCTTTCACAAGACATCTCACACATTCACAGCACCAAAAAAATTAGTATATCTCCTCTCTTAGATTACAGTAAAAGTTTTTACCCTTTTCATCGTCCAAATCAATAGATTTTTTACTTGTAGCATGCCGTATTTAAGATATAGATTGCAGTATTACAAggtaatcacaaaaaaatatttcttttttgactaacttctcccaaaattatccatacaggatatttagaagtagatacagaatgTCAACAGCATCATCATAATCAATGGTCTATGCCTCTACATGTGCCTTGGATTTAATCCAACAATAATTTAACTCATGTCAGTAAAAGACATGTAGCATCGGTGACATCTGGTGGATTAGTTCTGAACACTCCCATATACTTTTACTTACTCCTAATTCTCAAACAACCCTTTAACAGGTCCCCTGTCTTCTCATCCAACCAACCAAGTGGTATATATATTAGTACAATAGTTAGGTACACACCACCATACTCTTCCTGAAAGCTTTCCTTGAAATCATGATCCTTATCATTACCATGTAAAGCCTAAAGCCTAATTATCTCATTCTAGCCATTAGCATACCAATATCCTCAAGGTCCCTAATGTTACCAGACCAGACTTATTTATATTACCATTCTTTTATCATCAAAAGTGCCTAGTATAATCATTACACAATCACTCTTATACCATATATTACAGTCAAAGACTTAAAAATGGCAAGAGACAGTCCTGACAAAGTCTCACCTGCACCACACTAGGTGAAGCGGTCCCTCCACcctcgccgcctcctcctccaccattaccaccgccaccaccaccaccactaccacttccactaccacaACTCAGCAACTGCAGGTTACTTTGCTGAAGTTTCTCATTCTGTATGGTGAGCTGCAGGATCTCAGCCTTCAAGGTTTCACTTTGCTCAAAGAGACGAGTAtctgaaaaaacaaataattgcACAAGTCAGAAATTTATGAAAAGTGACTACTAAAATTTTTTAGATTTTCACAGCAGACTTGACCATAAAATGTATGAGTAGGTGGACTATTTTTTGAATAATACCTTTATAATGGAAAACAACACTAGGATCAGTTGATTCctagaagaaaacatgaagttGGTCAATAAATTCATAAGCAGACCTCTTAATTTACCGTATTTTGAACTGATCCAAAAATAAATTGCAAATTGATGATGCCAatatgtatttctttcattaactaTCATATTTTCAGTTTGAGTGATTTCAAATAATGAGCAACAGCAGGATAACAAAATTAAGAATTATTAACATTATAGTAACACCTTAGATTCAAAACATATCTTATTGAATTTGGAGGAAACTTCGTTGTTCCAGCAATTGATCCTCACAATTCGACTCTATAAATAAGGTGATTAAGTTGGAATATTGACTGCAATTTAACCAAGCACATCAAAACATCAGAAAACATAATTTTGACCTCAATATCAACAAGTGAACACACATAAAATTAGCCTATTTTCATACCCGATAAATAAATTAGTCTTTACGATATAATATAGGGTGGAGATGCTAATAAGCCCACACCAAAAAGTCAACGAGTTTTCATTATCATATGTTTGGTTATAAGATGAGGTTAGGTTTCAATATGTTAAAAATTACAGCAGTAGTAATCATGGCACACATAAACCCACTtcaccattaaaaaaaataaacactacatGTTGTTAAACACTGTAGCAAATTACAGTACatatgagagaaataaaagcacTGCAAGAAATTGCACAATCTCTGCCAACAACTGAGGGTAAACAAAActcgtcctttcttcctctacaCTCACGTAATTGGATGAGATCAGTAATATTTTCGTATTCTCTCTTGTTCCGTTCCCGTAAATTGTTATAGATTTGCTGGCGCCAATCTCCATTACCAGACCTACTCCAGGCCATGTCCCTCCCTCCCGGGTAAACTTCTAGTTTTCGGGTGTTCCTCCGAGAGTTTgcacactccttcccttcccagctGGGATGCGCCTTTACAACGGCTTCttttcgtgtgtatgtgtgtgtatttacctagttgtagttttatagggcctgggctttatgctcgtgtagtcccgtctccatatctacatttatccaatttttctttaaaactatgtacactctttgctgacaccacttcctcactcaaactgttccagtctcaacacatctttgcgggaaactaaaatttttaacatctctcagacatcgtcccttccttagtttcttactatgcgatcttgtgcttctaaagttatatttttctctcaggatcagtttctcattatccacttcatccattccgttaatcaatttataaacttgtatcagatcccctctctctcttctctgctccaaggttggtagatccatagcctttagtctctcctcatatgtcatccctttaaattctggaaccattcttgtagccatttttttgtagtctctaattttcttatgtgtttctttttatggggagtccacacaactgcatagtccaatctaggtcttattttagtacttatcaatttcttcatcatttccttgtccatatagtgaaatgctactccaatatttcttagcaaattatacgtctctctgaaaattctatcaatatggcttaccggttgattattttcttccattgtcactcctaagtccttttccttttttactttttctagttctactccatctcccatctctgacgagacagccagacgttaccctacggaacgagctcagagctcattatttccgatcttcggataggcctgagaccaggcacacaccacacaccgggacaacaaggtcacaactcctcgatttacatcccgtacctactcactgctaggtgaacaggggctacacgtgaaaggagacacacccaaatatctccacccggccgtggaatcgaaccccggtcctctggcttgtgtgtgtgttcggttactcctcttttctttcgttttaatACCTTTTCTTGGTTCTGTTacgtattttcttgttctttcttctacaATGGTGAATGATATATTCCACGGGAATCATctttgatgtaaaaaaaaaaaaaaaaaaaaaaaaaaaaaaataggactaGGTTAATGCGGTGGTCTGACAGACTCAtttaaaggcgggttcacacgtgtcaactgtcaatatgcgactgaaattgaaagtagctagaagtatcgactgagccctagTAGGCTTTTAGTCGCAATACACATAGCGGCTGGGAAGTATCAGCAAGCGAAATagctacccaacaagatgtcttttcctctggtgacgaagacgattgcgatcaaattaaataatcacaagtattcaatcctcacctccgaGAACACCCTGGatagagggaagcagtcatcggagtggcagctatctcatcgAATGCCGATATGCACAAActtttttttgctgtagaattAACTTTTAGGGTCCAGGATGTGCTTTTTCCCTCGCCAACCCCAAAATTTTCCCAAAATAGGcaacacattttcaaacctttctccgtaacgtcacaacgtaaacaaagttgCAAATCAACCGaaaaagaccaacatgttggtcttgttttgagaccctttttttttttccagtcgcaAGGTACCgatcatggtacaataactttttgataggtagacgcacgagaacattattggaaccaccaggtgactcagtgacgtcatccggtcgtgtaaacaactccatatcttcgagtgagtgtacacgtgtggcagaatttgatcttggattgtatgtttcatgtgccttaatattaatttcttattgttagtatggGCAAAGCTAGACCTTGTGCAGTGTATGGATGCACGCCTGCCAAGTCTAATAATTTTAAATATCATAAATTCCCCAAGAACAAGACTATCGCAAGACAGTGGCTCCAAAACTGCTATCGTGCTGACACAGTAAACATAAGTAATGCCGTGATTTGTGAGCAACATCTTAGTTCCGCCCAAATTAAGCgcaatttgaaatatgagttattaGATTCCCCAGTTTCAAGGAGTTGGAGGGATCTAAAAACTGAGGCAGTCCCTGATCAAAATCTGCCATTTCGTGGACATGATAATGGAAGTGGCCTTTCTGCAGAAGatacaggtaaggaaacttaGATTTACTGGCTAAATCTGATCAGTTTCAACACTCCAAATTATAAATTGTATAATCTGCTTATGCTTAATGAACAAAATTAGTTCTACTAGTAGCCTAGACCTAGTCCATAATTTACAGGCTatgccagccttacaggctactgactgtaccatggtacaataactttttgttgtctctcgttattgtaccatgggtttacactcaagaataaagtacctatatgaagtgtgaatagtttagggccaatgcaagctaaaggaatggattgccacgtttaaatagcggtatgcactcacggtccattcatattacatgcatttcaatggcttacggtccccactgaaatgcatttagtaTGTGAAAGAACCGTAAAGAGCGTGACCGTCCCTGtatagcagtggttcccaacctaggggtaaattaccccagtggggtaatgaccccatatttttggggtaatggatgtttggcatgggatgaggcaatcagtttacattttcatataatttcaatgaagatttctattaattttttctgctttctatgtatgaactaaaattacttcttttcgtattatagatttgcattattgtgttgcatagtttctattttgtctgtttttgaagtatgaaatacagttactttttttcctatattacgagtatttgttcattggggtaatggatgattgtgaaattgtatttttgggtaatcgctgcgaaaaggttgggaaacactgctgtatagtgtggatcgcctttagactcatacgtgcattagcctttagcctcttgtagttttatatgtagagagaacagtgaggtgctgaggaagacgacgaaggtacatgaaggcgaagaggatcagaggaaatcaatgtgcattatgcaattatgcataatgtatatggcttgaaaaatccactaacaatgttttttgagccacatctactaggttatctgacatgtctttatctgtacaatatcttgtctatcgctatgaaatatcatcaacattcaatcactaatgtgtatcatatttaattttcgactgcataactaatggatcatgaaaagaaaaaaagttttatattaattattcatgatttattgagtagcagactatcgcgatcagagctggctaggcgagtggatgacgtcacagaaacagcgtttcagaagacttaccagtagggctgtgagttcaagactctcgtgcgtctacctgtctcgttattgtaccatggtaccGATATTCAACCGGAAattaccgacttgcaatttcagttgcatATTGACATGTGAGAACCCGCCTTAATTAGTTTGTGCTTTGGGCGACACAGCGGATATCTTCTTGTGtccagggccgtttctagctttgttggggccctaggcaagatgCTGTTTGAGGGGTCCTAGATAGATAGCCTGAGTGGCTTGGGAAATTAGAATTTTTCAAGCTACCCTGGGTGCCCCTTGGTGGCTTAGGGGCCCTAGGCAATCGCCTAGTCCGCCTgtagctagaaacggccctgctTGTGTCTACATAATGTGAAGCCAAGGTATATACAACATATCCCATGTAGATGTCTATCTTCATATGTTCTTATGGGGGTTTTACACGGTCAAACATGTTGGCCAACACGCTTGACAACACGACGTTTGAGAGAATGTTTGAACGTGTGAAAGGGGTAAACATGTTTGACCAACGTGTTGGACGGATGTCTGACGGGCCTGACTTTTGTGGGCGGAGCTTGCTCGGTGCATGTCCATGTTTGAACGTGTGAACGCCGGTCATCAGTCTTGAACCGTCATACATACTCAAATCTCGCCGAGGTAACATCTGTAACATCTCCTTCAGTGACAGGCGTAGTGTATCAGTTGCAAAATGAGTGACACGTGTGCCGTtaaggataaggaaagggaagtaaTGGTGgatttcattaatatatacaggaAGCATGTGGCTTTGTGGAAGGTGAAATCAAAAGAATACTCAAACAGGAATTTAAGAAACTTGACCCACATTGTACGCGGGatgatgtgatgaaaaaaataaattctctCCGTAGTTCGTTTAGAAGAGAACTTCGAAAGCATGAGAGCTCTAAAAAGTCTGGAAATTCAACTGATGACATTTACACGCCCACTCTCTGGTATTTTGAAGACATGATGTTCATATGTGATCAAGAGTTGCCGCGAGAGAGTACATCAAATATGGAATCTGTTAATGAAGAGGTGAGTTGCAAGGATTTGCCCAAAACTGGATAACAAGTAACCTTCAGAACCAGAGTGGccgtttatttattcgttttttatTGGCTATGCATAGATGACTTTATTCAGTTTCATGGGTGCTTTCATATAATCTGTAGGTTTTAAAATGTGTCTCCTGACTTCTCTGGTATATTAGTCTGAAGTTTCAGACAATTTTGTATTATGAATCATCATTTCATTAAGAATCCAACATGTCAATCTGGATCTGAAGGCTAAACTTGAGCCAGCCATTTGAATAATGAATCAATTAAACTTATCATAACcattgtattcatttattttggaAAGAAATATTACAGCACACTATTTAAGCCAATTCCAATCAGACTGTACAGTTTGAGTTTGAAGGTGTAGACTAGCCTTTcctattttcatgatttatatGAAGTCTTTTTGCCATGCTACTGCACCGGCATTCACAAAGTAATCCTTAAATCTATCTCTTACTACCTTTGCAATTTCAGGATAGTTTCGTGATCCCTGACCGTGTTGCAAACCTGCTAAATAATTAGGATCTGCAGTTAAGCCTGGCAAAAT contains:
- the LOC123504529 gene encoding POU domain, class 3, transcription factor 2-like translates to MAWSRSGNGDWRQQIYNNLRERNKREYENITDLIQLHTRLFEQSETLKAEILQLTIQNEKLQQSNLQLLSCGSGSGSGGGGGGGNGGGGGGEGGGTASPSVVQVRLCQDCLLPFLSL